The proteins below are encoded in one region of Bremerella sp. P1:
- a CDS encoding GNAT family N-acetyltransferase, which yields MHVERFSDPQSVVSLRSAWNALAGNVPFRSYDWMMSWWKHYGDAHQLFIVGVFDGDELIGLAPWYKAAGKTGGRTLRFLGDGEVCSDYLDILVHPDDPNRVAPLLVDWLQEALTTSNAWDAMEWENLEKGAPIAEELSQRMMQCQAMVHRLSAINCWRLEIPETWYDFEMQQSKSHRKQIRRQINRVLDTDRCQLHVCDSATGLDAAMPILIDLHMRRRKSLDQPGCFADDRFTKFLYEAASQMMADGKCEILWLDLDDVPVAAEIHFPGHDISYAYQAGIDPDRLNDEPGSLMQIAVIRRAIEQGKTAVDFLRGDEPYKAHWRAEPRACETIRVVPNTTFGLIRQGIWTTKTQVKSWLKASLGKSE from the coding sequence ATGCACGTCGAACGGTTTTCAGATCCCCAATCCGTCGTTTCCTTGCGGTCAGCCTGGAATGCGTTGGCTGGCAATGTGCCCTTTCGCAGCTACGACTGGATGATGTCGTGGTGGAAGCATTACGGCGATGCCCATCAGCTATTCATTGTTGGCGTGTTTGATGGAGACGAACTGATTGGACTAGCTCCCTGGTATAAAGCCGCCGGAAAAACGGGCGGACGTACGCTTCGCTTTCTGGGTGATGGTGAGGTGTGCAGCGACTATCTCGATATTCTCGTGCACCCGGATGACCCGAATCGAGTGGCTCCGCTGTTGGTCGATTGGTTACAGGAAGCCCTGACGACCTCGAATGCCTGGGATGCGATGGAGTGGGAGAACCTCGAAAAAGGGGCACCCATCGCGGAAGAACTGAGTCAACGGATGATGCAGTGTCAGGCTATGGTTCATCGATTATCAGCGATCAATTGCTGGCGACTTGAGATACCCGAGACTTGGTACGACTTCGAGATGCAGCAGTCCAAGTCGCATCGCAAACAGATCCGCCGCCAAATCAACCGCGTGCTCGATACCGATCGCTGCCAGCTGCATGTGTGCGATAGCGCGACCGGCCTGGATGCCGCCATGCCGATTCTGATCGATCTGCACATGCGTCGACGAAAATCGCTCGATCAGCCAGGCTGTTTTGCGGACGATCGCTTCACGAAGTTTTTGTACGAAGCGGCCAGTCAGATGATGGCCGACGGCAAATGCGAGATTCTCTGGCTCGACCTGGACGATGTGCCTGTCGCGGCCGAGATTCACTTCCCCGGTCATGACATTTCATATGCCTACCAGGCCGGTATCGATCCTGATCGCCTGAATGATGAGCCTGGCAGCTTGATGCAGATTGCCGTCATTCGCCGTGCCATCGAACAAGGCAAGACAGCCGTCGACTTCCTCCGCGGCGACGAACCCTATAAAGCCCATTGGCGAGCCGAACCACGAGCCTGCGAGACGATCCGTGTCGTGCCCAATACGACCTTTGGATTGATCCGACAGGGGATCTGGACGACGAAAACCCAGGTCAAGAGTTGGCTCAAAGCGTCGCTTGGAAAGAGCGAATAA
- a CDS encoding polysaccharide deacetylase family protein, translating into MQRLKEQLIDGYYAATWPWRARFRQVRARVGLAPVMVLFYHRVADQNLNDWTITNDGFRRHLDWLQANLEVVTLTEAQRRIALRFNPKPCVAITFDDGYGENCDQAIGELIQRQMPATYFVTLDNVLTGKPFPHDAKLGIDASPNTVDQLREMAASGVIEIGGHSRTHPDVGAIRDTEKLHDEVITATQELASLIDQPIRYFAFPFGQHANLNDAAINMLRANGIQGFCSAYGGYNFPGDDPYHIQRIHGDPELSRLRNWLTIDPRKVNGVKRYQPRYARQAAAAGGNA; encoded by the coding sequence ATGCAGCGACTGAAAGAACAACTGATCGACGGCTATTATGCCGCGACCTGGCCATGGCGAGCTCGGTTTCGCCAGGTCCGCGCGCGGGTCGGACTCGCACCGGTGATGGTCCTCTTTTACCATCGCGTGGCGGATCAGAATCTCAACGACTGGACCATTACCAACGACGGTTTTCGCCGTCACCTTGATTGGCTGCAAGCCAACTTGGAGGTGGTGACCCTGACAGAAGCCCAACGCCGCATCGCTTTGCGATTCAATCCCAAGCCTTGCGTGGCGATTACGTTCGACGATGGTTACGGTGAAAACTGTGATCAGGCCATCGGCGAGCTGATTCAGCGTCAGATGCCGGCGACTTACTTCGTAACGCTCGACAACGTCTTGACCGGCAAGCCATTTCCTCATGATGCGAAGCTAGGAATCGATGCCTCTCCCAATACGGTTGACCAGCTGCGCGAGATGGCGGCTAGTGGCGTGATCGAAATTGGTGGACATTCGCGAACCCATCCAGACGTTGGTGCGATCCGCGATACAGAGAAGCTGCATGACGAAGTCATTACGGCGACCCAGGAATTGGCGTCGCTGATCGATCAACCGATTCGCTACTTCGCGTTTCCATTTGGCCAACATGCCAACCTGAATGACGCCGCGATTAACATGCTTCGCGCGAATGGCATCCAGGGGTTCTGCTCGGCCTACGGTGGCTACAATTTTCCCGGTGACGATCCGTACCATATCCAGCGGATCCATGGCGATCCCGAGCTTTCGCGTCTGCGGAATTGGCTGACGATCGATCCGCGTAAGGTGAACGGGGTGAAGCGTTACCAGCCTCGGTATGCCAGGCAGGCCGCAGCGGCAGGAGGGAACGCATGA
- a CDS encoding GumC family protein has protein sequence MFNPADILFALVRYRLRWIIPTILVATAALAYAVVKPNAWEATQSIVLRDEAVSSLGRPGQFSRVEDMKHAQETVLQLTRSREVIEAALTQLGVPAGRWSTGSWPSKDDIATARKSISVHSPSGTEFGTTEMLYITVEADTPERAKKLNELICIQLDQQLGEMRNSRALSLVEELNYREQQANQALTGVTNRLSDMEEEVGTDLAELRILNEVGSGNGNLREQMVQIKNELRTALANQQSSQRLLEILEAAQQNTSELIATPNQLLESQPALRRLKDGLIDAQLRSAQLQGIRTDNHPGVIAAHHAEEEIRSHLHQEIAIAIRSLNAERSVNASRIAQLQTMLDDVSERMTKLASLRAGYNNLVAEVREKNNKLTQIRTDLADARSSVEAATTTSLITKVSTPEVSDYPVGPSRKAIAGAGVVGGLALGLGILFLTVPMTAAPSAQPIPSASSTSNASGAGQHPAPVAGHGLSLKEALFNLAHRNPSPN, from the coding sequence ATGTTCAACCCGGCTGACATCCTCTTCGCGCTTGTTCGCTATCGTTTGCGTTGGATCATTCCCACGATCCTGGTAGCGACCGCAGCACTTGCGTATGCCGTCGTCAAGCCGAATGCCTGGGAAGCCACCCAAAGCATCGTACTGCGCGACGAAGCGGTCAGTAGTTTAGGCCGACCAGGACAGTTCTCCCGAGTTGAAGACATGAAGCACGCCCAGGAAACCGTGCTCCAGCTGACGCGTTCGCGAGAAGTGATCGAGGCAGCGCTGACGCAATTGGGAGTACCCGCAGGCCGCTGGTCGACCGGTTCCTGGCCGAGCAAAGACGACATCGCCACGGCTCGCAAATCGATCAGTGTTCATTCCCCCAGCGGCACCGAATTCGGAACGACCGAAATGCTGTACATCACGGTCGAAGCCGATACGCCTGAGCGTGCGAAGAAGCTGAACGAATTGATCTGCATCCAACTCGATCAGCAACTGGGCGAGATGCGAAACAGCCGTGCATTGAGCCTGGTAGAAGAACTCAACTATCGCGAACAACAAGCCAACCAGGCCCTGACTGGCGTAACCAATCGCCTGTCGGACATGGAAGAAGAAGTCGGAACTGACCTGGCAGAGTTGCGAATCTTGAACGAAGTCGGCTCGGGGAACGGTAACCTTCGCGAACAGATGGTGCAAATCAAGAACGAACTGCGGACGGCTCTAGCCAACCAGCAAAGCTCGCAGCGACTGCTGGAGATTCTAGAAGCAGCCCAGCAAAACACGAGTGAACTGATTGCCACGCCGAACCAGCTACTTGAATCGCAACCGGCACTGCGTCGGCTTAAGGATGGCTTGATCGATGCCCAGCTTCGTTCGGCTCAACTGCAAGGGATACGCACCGACAACCATCCCGGCGTCATCGCGGCTCATCATGCCGAAGAAGAGATTCGTAGCCACTTGCACCAGGAAATCGCCATCGCCATTCGTAGCCTGAATGCGGAACGAAGCGTGAATGCCAGTCGCATTGCTCAGCTGCAGACCATGCTTGACGACGTAAGCGAGCGGATGACTAAGCTGGCTTCCCTACGTGCTGGGTACAATAATCTGGTGGCGGAAGTTCGCGAAAAGAATAACAAGCTGACTCAAATCCGAACCGATCTGGCCGATGCCCGGTCGTCGGTGGAAGCGGCAACCACCACGTCTCTGATCACTAAAGTGAGCACTCCCGAGGTCAGTGACTACCCGGTTGGTCCTTCCCGCAAGGCAATCGCTGGAGCCGGCGTTGTTGGCGGGCTGGCTTTGGGGCTGGGCATTCTCTTTCTGACCGTCCCCATGACGGCCGCACCATCAGCACAACCGATACCATCGGCAAGCTCAACGAGCAATGCTTCCGGTGCGGGT
- a CDS encoding lipopolysaccharide biosynthesis protein has translation MSASPTVNNAAEIPSTPTYKTTSLAESMLLLAMLTVFQRGIGFIRGVLFCRWLPAEQLGLWDLVFGFLMLAGPLVVLGIPGSFGRYVEHYRQKGQLRTFLYRTTVATVVLSSIGCGLLWIFHEQAAVVLFKDASLAPIIPVVALTLIAVVGFNYFVELFIAMRQMRMVSALQFVNSVLFAVIGLGLLLWYDTSAESVILSYGIACSVTVVMGGVVLARDWNQVPLCDRVPMQSEFWKKLLPFAAWLWAINLLSNLFEVVDRYMIVHFSGLTAEESITLVGDYHSSRVVPWLMVAVANLFGGILLPHLSADWERGEQSKVSKQLNLLLKASSMVMMAGAIVIGLTAPLLFEYVFDGKYSGGLAVLPWTLTYCVWYSLVGCAMLYFCCAEKTHVGAIVFGVGLAANVGLNALLLPMWGLTGAVVATALANAIAIVLALFLAHRHGMEIQKSTLMLAAAPFLLGLGWPVALSVWVVLLWQAYAGNWVFDVQEKQTLQDGVGVLTSKFGSRT, from the coding sequence ATGAGCGCGTCTCCTACCGTCAACAACGCGGCAGAGATTCCCAGTACGCCGACCTACAAGACGACATCGCTTGCGGAAAGCATGCTGCTGTTGGCAATGCTGACCGTTTTTCAGCGCGGCATTGGGTTTATTCGCGGCGTGCTGTTTTGCCGATGGTTGCCGGCCGAACAGCTCGGGTTATGGGACTTGGTCTTTGGCTTTTTGATGTTGGCAGGCCCACTGGTTGTGCTGGGAATCCCCGGCTCGTTTGGCCGCTACGTCGAGCACTACCGACAAAAGGGACAACTGCGAACGTTCCTCTATCGAACCACGGTTGCCACCGTTGTCCTTTCGTCGATTGGTTGTGGACTGCTGTGGATATTTCACGAACAAGCGGCAGTTGTGCTGTTCAAAGATGCCAGCCTGGCTCCGATCATTCCGGTGGTCGCACTGACGCTGATCGCCGTTGTGGGCTTCAATTATTTCGTCGAACTGTTCATCGCTATGCGGCAGATGCGAATGGTTTCGGCGCTGCAGTTCGTCAATAGTGTGCTCTTCGCCGTGATCGGGTTAGGGCTCTTGCTTTGGTATGACACGTCCGCCGAAAGCGTCATCCTTTCCTACGGTATCGCATGCAGCGTGACCGTGGTGATGGGGGGCGTTGTCCTGGCGCGAGACTGGAATCAGGTACCGCTGTGCGATCGCGTTCCGATGCAGTCGGAGTTCTGGAAGAAGTTGCTTCCATTTGCTGCCTGGTTGTGGGCGATCAACTTGCTCTCGAACTTGTTTGAAGTGGTCGATCGTTACATGATCGTGCACTTCAGCGGACTGACCGCGGAAGAAAGTATTACCCTTGTTGGCGACTATCACAGTAGCCGCGTGGTGCCATGGCTGATGGTTGCCGTGGCGAACCTGTTTGGCGGGATCTTGCTGCCGCATCTTTCGGCCGATTGGGAACGAGGCGAACAGTCGAAGGTTTCCAAACAACTGAATCTGCTGCTGAAGGCCAGCTCGATGGTGATGATGGCTGGTGCCATTGTGATTGGGCTGACCGCTCCCTTGTTGTTCGAGTACGTCTTCGATGGCAAGTACAGCGGTGGTCTTGCCGTGTTGCCGTGGACGCTGACTTACTGTGTTTGGTACAGCCTGGTCGGGTGCGCGATGCTCTACTTCTGCTGTGCCGAGAAAACGCATGTCGGCGCAATCGTCTTTGGTGTTGGGCTTGCCGCGAACGTGGGGCTGAATGCCTTGCTGTTGCCGATGTGGGGACTCACCGGAGCCGTTGTTGCGACGGCACTAGCCAATGCCATTGCTATCGTTCTGGCACTCTTCCTTGCCCATCGCCATGGCATGGAGATCCAGAAGTCGACGCTGATGCTCGCCGCGGCACCCTTCCTACTTGGGCTGGGCTGGCCGGTGGCGCTTTCCGTGTGGGTCGTTCTGCTGTGGCAAGCCTATGCAGGCAACTGGGTTTTTGATGTCCAGGAAAAGCAGACACTGCAGGATGGCGTTGGCGTGCTAACAAGCAAATTCGGGTCACGAACCTAG